The proteins below come from a single Zea mays cultivar B73 chromosome 8, Zm-B73-REFERENCE-NAM-5.0, whole genome shotgun sequence genomic window:
- the LOC103635804 gene encoding putative F-box/LRR-repeat protein At3g58880, which yields MGIGVVTRSKRRRLDEEQRLADRISSLPDDVLGEIVSLLPTRAGARTQVLSSRWRHIWRSAPLNMDLHPDGPEWRHMPVEQIRRVLSAHPGPGRRLSVPSRFGYLHWMDGWLRSAAALGPRQPPGARTELTQPSSSSLVGLAHAAASAAIGAPLLVHPPRRLLPRLRVSDQCQGPRPSPQPVRLPRLQQLTLSGVTISEGSLHAMLAGAPALRSLLLLDSNGFARLQIASCSIENIGVRSRCRGAKLQHLVLEDTPSLKRLLLFEGTNHMDISVVSAPRLDVFGKLCDDATKLKYSSATTDLQGSPTVSVLHSVKLLALSSVRISLHALIDLLKCVPHLEKLYIEASSVCVRNGSYHKYRKHIGTLCVRLRRVVLGGYLGSKPHVNVAKFFVSIARALESMRLESWVIISKAWLARQHRLHAQQQEEGVV from the exons ATGGGCATTGGAGTCGTTACGAGGTCGAAGAGGAGGAGATTGGACGAGGAACAGCGCCTCGCCGACAGGATCAGCAGCCTCCCCGACGACGTCCTCGGTGAAATCGTGTCCCTCCTTCCCACCAGAGCCGGCGCCCGCACGCAGGTGCTCTCCTCCCGCTGGCGCCACATCTGGCGCTCCGCTCCTCTCAACATGGACCTCCATCCCGACGGCCCTGAATGGCGGCACATGCCCGTCGAGCAGATCAGGCGCGTGCTCTCGGCGCACCCGGGCCCCGGACGCCGCCTCTCGGTCCCCAGCAGATTCGGCTACCTCCACTGGATGGACGGCTGGCTTCGGTCCGCAGCCGCCCTAGGGCCTAGACAACCTCCAGGTGCTCGAACTGAACTCACACAGCCGTCGTCCTCATCACTGGTCGGCCTTGCCCACGCGGCCGCTTCTGCCGCCATCGGTGCACCGCTTCTCGTCCACCCTCCGCGTCGCCTGCTTCCGCGGCTTCGGGTTTCCGACCAGTGCCAAGGCCCAAGGCCCTCCCCTCAGCCAGTCCGCCTGCCGCGTCTCCAGCAGCTGACTCTCTCGGGCGTCACCATCTCCGAGGGCTCCCTGCATGCCATGCTCGCTGGCGCCCCTGCCCTGCGGAGCCTGCTCCTGCTCGACAGCAACGGGTTTGCCCGACTGCAGATAGCGTCCTGTAGCATAGAAAACATCGGCGTGCGTTCCCGGTGCAGAGGTGCTAAGCTACAACACCTCGTTCTGGAGGACACGCCGTCTCTGAAGAGATTGCTACTGTTCGAAGGAACCAATCACATGGATATCTCGGTGGTCTCCGCGCCAAGATTGGATGTTTTTGGGAAACTCTGTGACGACGCCACCAAACTTAAGTATAGCAGCGCCACGACGGATCTTCAG GGATCACCCACTGTTAGCGTGCTGCACAGTGTGAAGCTTCTAGCTTTGTCTAGTGTGAGGATTTCGTTGCATGCGCTGATTGACTTGCTCAAGTGCGTTCCCCACCTGGAGAAGCTGTACATCGAG GCATCAAGTGTTTGTGTGAGAAATGGATCGTATCATAAATACCGGAAGCACATCGGCACCCTATGCGTCCGTCTGAGGAGGGTCGTGCTAGGAGGGTACCTAGGCAGCAAGCCACACGTCAACGTAGCCAAATTCTTCGTATCGATCGCGAGAGCGCTGGAGTCGATGAGGCTCGAGTCATGGGTAATTATAAGCAAAGCCTGGTTGGCGAGACAGCATAGGCTGCATGCTCAACAGCAGGAAGAGGGCGTCGTCTAG